TGCGAAGTTCTCCGTAAAAACAACGTTAATCAAGCTCGGCTAATGGTATGGAATCAGCCGTATGAAAGTCAACCTCCGGGCCTAGCCCCTTAAAAATACTCCTTGCGCGCCGGGTCCAAAAGTCTTTCGTGGAACTTTTCGAATTCCGCCTCGAACCTGGCGATCAATCCCTCCTTGAGAAACGAAAAATGCCCGGACGGCGATATTATCAAATGTTCGCGCACCCATATGTCCATAAGCCTGGCGGCGAAAAGCATCTCGCGGGTGAGGCATATGTCCTCGTCGGACGGCTCCGCCGCGCCGCCGGGGTGGTTGTGCGCCAGCACAAGGGTGGTGGCCGCGTGGGCGAACGCCTTTTCGACCACCTGTCTTGGCGAAAGGGTCACATGGCTGGGGGCTCCGATGGAGATGCGCTCCTCGCTCAATATGGCGTTCTGGGAGTTCAGGAACAGCACGTGGAAAGACTCCCTGCGCTCCCCCTTTAGCGCGTGGTTGAAATAGTCGAGCACTTCGGCGAAGGAGTTCATATAGTTCTCGCGCATGATCTTCTCGCGCAGGAATTTGCGGGCGATGGAATGGATCAGGCGTATTCCAAGGGCGTTGTTCGGCCCTATCCCCTCGATCCTGCCCAGGTCTTCCGGGGTGGCTTCCAGCACGCCGGCCAGGTTGCCGAATTCCTTGAGGGCGCGCCGGGCGGTCTGCTTGCAGTCCCGCCGGGGTGTGGCAAGGGTCAAAAGAAGCTCCACGATCTCGTCGTCGGTGAACTTGTCCAGCCCGAAGCTTAAGAACTTCTCCCTGAGCCTTTTGCGATGCCCTTCAGCCCTGTCTTCCATTATTTCCGGGTCACGGTTTTATTATTATGTCCGCGATGGTGAACACCATCAGCCCCACGCTTATCACCCCGTTGACGTTGAAGAACGCCACGTTCACTTTCGAAAGATCCTCCGGGCGCACTAACGAATGCTCGTAATACAGCATCAAAGCGGTGAACCCGACCCCCGCAAGGTATATCCACGAAAGATGGGCCGCCACGGCCACAAGAAGCAACGCGGCCACCATCACCGCATGGAACGCCGACGCCATTGAAAGCGCCTTGCCAACCCCGAACCGCCGGGGAATGGAATACAGCCCCTTCTCGCTGTCAAACCGCGCGTCCTGGCAGGAGTATATCGTATCGAGCCCCGCCAGCCAAAAGATCACCGCTATCCCCAGAAGCGACGGAGCCAACGCAAACTCCTCCCGCACCGCCACC
The genomic region above belongs to Nitrospinota bacterium and contains:
- the radC gene encoding DNA repair protein RadC, which codes for MEDRAEGHRKRLREKFLSFGLDKFTDDEIVELLLTLATPRRDCKQTARRALKEFGNLAGVLEATPEDLGRIEGIGPNNALGIRLIHSIARKFLREKIMRENYMNSFAEVLDYFNHALKGERRESFHVLFLNSQNAILSEERISIGAPSHVTLSPRQVVEKAFAHAATTLVLAHNHPGGAAEPSDEDICLTREMLFAARLMDIWVREHLIISPSGHFSFLKEGLIARFEAEFEKFHERLLDPARKEYF